One segment of Theobroma cacao cultivar B97-61/B2 chromosome 9, Criollo_cocoa_genome_V2, whole genome shotgun sequence DNA contains the following:
- the LOC18588321 gene encoding protein Brevis radix-like 4 produces MLTCIPRSKQAGDDSLSQPEEIDSSTTPSTKQNQAIKSLTSQLKDMALKASGAYRHCNPCTAQSRLGNSNESDADSDRFRWSYRRTGSSSSATPRTWGKEMEARLKGISSSSGEATPKSVSGRRVESIVFVEESEPKEWVAQVEPGVLITFVSLPRGGNDLKRIRFSREMFNKWQAQRWWAENYDRVMELYNVQRFNRHAFPLPTPPRSEDESSKMESAEESPVTPPLTRERLPRNLYRPTGMGMGYSSSDSLDQHPMQARHYCDSGLTSTPKLSSISGAKTETSSMDASMRSSSSREADRSGELSISNASDLETEWVEQDEPGVYITIRALAGGKRELRRVRFSRERFGEMHARLWWEENRARIHEQYL; encoded by the exons ATGCTGACGTGCATACCTCGTTCAAAGCAAGCCGGTGATGACTCACTGAGTCAACCCGAGGAAATCGACTCTTCCACTACTCCTAGCACTAAGCAGAACCAAGCCATCAAATCTCTCACTTCTCAG TTGAAGGATATGGCGCTAAAGGCGTCGGGGGCGTACAGGCACTGCAACCCGTGCACGGCGCAGAGTCGGTTGGGGAACTCGAACGAGTCTGACGCGGACTCGGACCGGTTCAGGTGGTCGTATCGTAGGACGGGAAGTTCGAGCTCGGCGACGCCGAGAACGTGGGGGAAGGAGATGGAAGCGAGGTTAAAAGGGATATCGAGTTCGAGCGGCGAAGCGACGCCGAAATCGGTGAGTGGACGCCGAGTCGAATCGATCGTGTTTGTCGAAGAAAGTGAGCCTAAAGAGTGGGTCGCCCAGGTGGAGCCCGGCGTGCTCATCACCTTCGTTTCGCTTCCGCGTGGCGGCAACGATCTCAAACGGATCCGGTTCAG TCGGGAAATGTTTAACAAATGGCAAGCTCAAAGATGGTGGGCAGAGAATTATGACAGGGTTATGGAACTTTACAATGTCCAGAGGTTTAACCGTCATGCATTTCCACTACCAACACCCCCGAGATCTGAAGACGAG AGTTCAAAAATGGAATCAGCAGAAGAAAGCCCCGTAACACCACCACTCACTAGAGAGCGCTTACCTCGTAATTTATACCGCCCAACAGGGATGGGCATGGGCTACTCATCCTCAGATTCACTTGATCAGCACCCAATGCAGGCCCGGCATTATTGTGACTCTGGTCTTACCTCAACTCCAAAACTTTCCAGTATTAGTGGTGCCAAGACAGAGACATCATCAATGGATGCCTCTATGAGGAGTAGCTCATCAAGAGAGGCTGATCGCTCTGGAGAGCTATCCATCAGCAATGCGAGTGATCTTGAGACTGAGTGGGTTGAACAAGATGAACCAGGGGTCTACATTACTATCAGAGCCTTGGCAGGAGGCAAAAGGGAGCTTAGGCGAGTTAGATTCAG